Proteins from a genomic interval of bacterium HR17:
- the rbsA_2 gene encoding Ribose import ATP-binding protein RbsA has translation MTAMAKGTLELRDIGKSFAGVQALRGVTLTLAAGEIHALVGENGAGKSTLIKIAGGVFPPDSGAVLLDGKPVRFTDPRDAQRHGIVVIHQTPMLCPHLSVTENILLGHLPTRGGLVRWRYAHQQAAALLAELGATLPLDTPVGNLSAAQQQLVALARALSLQARWLVLDEPTAALSRSEAERLFAILRRLKGQGVSILFVSHRLDEVLELADRVTVLRDGEKVATLPAAEATREQLIALMAGRPVVSLSPAARSAHRGKLLLRLGDVCVPSFAEGVCLEVRAGEIVGLFGLVGAGRSELAQALVGLRPIASGVVEWQGKPVRFRNPQEALAAGLAYLPEDRLRQGLLLPRSIRENIALPNLRQFSRFGVVNERGERTVAQKQVAALRVRATSPEQPVAQLSGGNQQKVALAKWLLTEPQLLILDEPTHGIDVATKSEIHRLVADLKAQGKGILLISSELEELQALSDRIVVMRQGRIVGEFEPDASPQDILRAAFASDTVRPVAAVSEPQTMAVNAYSPLRRWLLSREVSLLLFIVAVASFVGWRNPAFLAGEHWLTLVQESAPTLLAAGAMTAVIVSGNLDLSVGSMLGACAMAAGHAAKSGWALPSVLAVAVALGAGIGWVNGALTTRLAISSVVVTLGMLGIVRGMMLVFTKGYWVIGLPDSFRWLGIGEVMGVPNPVWVAAAVLVLLGLALSQTVWGRDLYAIGSNMTAAWIAGVPVRQRIVSVFVLGGALTGLAALLYAARFPVVQSETGKGFELAVITAAVLGGVNIFGGAGSVVGAALGAFAVSVLHSALTFLQVPGEWDTFALGGLILLSVAIDAWRHRKGT, from the coding sequence GTGACAGCGATGGCGAAAGGGACATTGGAGTTGCGAGACATCGGCAAAAGTTTCGCGGGCGTTCAGGCGCTTAGGGGCGTGACGCTGACATTGGCAGCGGGCGAAATTCACGCCCTTGTCGGCGAAAATGGCGCGGGCAAAAGCACCCTCATCAAAATCGCGGGTGGCGTTTTCCCACCCGACAGCGGTGCGGTGCTGTTGGACGGCAAGCCCGTTCGCTTTACCGACCCGCGCGATGCCCAACGACATGGCATCGTCGTCATCCACCAAACGCCGATGTTGTGCCCCCACCTGTCGGTCACCGAAAACATCTTGTTGGGGCATTTACCGACCCGTGGGGGGCTTGTGCGGTGGCGATACGCTCACCAGCAAGCGGCGGCGCTGTTGGCGGAATTGGGGGCGACACTGCCGCTAGATACGCCCGTCGGCAATTTGTCCGCTGCTCAACAGCAACTCGTCGCACTTGCCCGTGCGCTATCGCTGCAGGCGCGCTGGCTCGTCTTGGACGAACCGACGGCAGCCCTATCCCGTTCAGAAGCCGAACGCTTGTTCGCCATCCTGCGACGACTCAAGGGGCAAGGCGTGAGCATTTTGTTCGTCAGCCATCGCTTGGACGAAGTGTTGGAACTCGCCGACCGCGTCACGGTTTTGCGGGACGGCGAAAAAGTGGCGACACTGCCTGCAGCCGAAGCGACACGAGAGCAACTTATCGCCTTGATGGCAGGCAGACCTGTCGTATCGCTCTCTCCAGCGGCGCGTTCGGCGCATCGGGGCAAACTGTTGCTGCGGTTGGGCGATGTTTGTGTCCCGTCATTTGCTGAAGGCGTGTGTTTGGAAGTGCGGGCAGGTGAAATTGTCGGGCTGTTTGGGTTGGTCGGAGCAGGGCGGAGCGAGTTGGCGCAAGCCCTCGTCGGGTTGCGTCCCATCGCATCGGGGGTCGTGGAATGGCAAGGCAAACCCGTGCGGTTTCGCAACCCGCAAGAGGCGTTAGCAGCGGGACTTGCTTACTTGCCTGAAGACCGTCTGCGGCAGGGGTTGCTATTGCCCCGCAGCATCCGTGAAAACATCGCGTTACCCAACTTGCGCCAATTCAGCCGTTTCGGTGTCGTGAACGAACGGGGCGAACGCACGGTCGCACAAAAGCAAGTCGCGGCTTTGCGGGTGCGGGCGACAAGCCCGGAACAACCCGTCGCGCAACTTTCAGGGGGCAATCAGCAAAAGGTCGCGCTGGCAAAATGGCTGCTAACCGAACCGCAATTGCTCATCTTGGACGAGCCGACCCACGGCATTGATGTCGCGACCAAAAGCGAAATCCACCGGCTCGTGGCTGACCTGAAGGCGCAAGGCAAAGGGATTCTGCTCATCTCCAGCGAATTGGAAGAGTTGCAGGCGCTCAGCGACCGCATCGTCGTGATGCGGCAGGGACGCATCGTCGGTGAATTTGAACCCGACGCATCGCCGCAGGACATCTTGCGCGCCGCCTTCGCATCGGACACCGTCCGCCCCGTCGCCGCCGTATCCGAACCGCAAACGATGGCGGTCAACGCCTATTCGCCGTTGCGACGGTGGTTGTTGTCACGGGAAGTGAGTTTGCTGCTATTTATCGTCGCCGTCGCAAGTTTCGTCGGTTGGCGTAACCCTGCGTTTCTGGCGGGGGAGCATTGGCTCACGCTGGTGCAAGAGAGTGCGCCGACTTTGCTGGCAGCGGGTGCAATGACCGCCGTCATCGTTTCGGGCAACTTGGATTTGTCCGTCGGCTCCATGTTGGGCGCGTGCGCGATGGCTGCGGGACACGCTGCCAAAAGCGGATGGGCGTTGCCGTCGGTCCTCGCCGTCGCGGTCGCGTTGGGCGCCGGCATCGGTTGGGTCAACGGTGCCTTAACGACGCGCCTCGCTATTTCGTCGGTCGTCGTGACGCTGGGGATGTTGGGCATCGTGCGGGGTATGATGTTGGTGTTCACCAAAGGCTATTGGGTCATCGGGTTGCCTGACAGTTTTCGGTGGCTGGGTATCGGGGAAGTGATGGGCGTGCCCAATCCCGTTTGGGTGGCGGCTGCCGTGTTAGTGCTGTTGGGGCTTGCTCTTTCGCAGACAGTGTGGGGACGCGACCTTTACGCCATCGGTAGCAACATGACAGCGGCGTGGATCGCGGGCGTGCCTGTTCGGCAGCGCATCGTCAGCGTGTTCGTCTTGGGCGGTGCGTTGACGGGATTGGCGGCGTTGCTCTATGCGGCGCGGTTCCCTGTCGTCCAATCGGAAACGGGCAAAGGGTTTGAGTTGGCGGTCATCACGGCAGCGGTTTTGGGGGGCGTGAACATTTTCGGCGGTGCCGGATCGGTCGTCGGTGCGGCGTTAGGTGCGTTCGCTGTTAGCGTGTTGCATTCGGCACTGACTTTTCTGCAGGTGCCCGGCGAATGGGACACTTTTGCCTTAGGCGGGTTGATTTTGTTGAGTGTGGCGATAGACGCGTGGCGGCATCGTAAGGGCACATGA
- the leuS gene encoding Leucine--tRNA ligase: protein MAELERYNPQEIEPKWQKRWDERQLFTVTEDPSRPKFYYLDMFPYPSGELHMGHMRNYIIGDVISRFKRMQGFNVLHPMGYDAFGLPAENAAIQFGYHPADWIDRCITRMRQQFDLLGISFDWRREIRTCDPDYYRWNQWLFLKLYERGLAYRRPAPVNWCPSCQTTLADEEAERGVCWRCGTPVTKKWLEQWFLRTTAYAEQLLQDLELLEHWPERVKVMQRNWIGKSVGVEFDFEVDGLDEKVRVFTTRIDTVYGVTFVVLAPEHPLVPKLIERSPRKTELEKAVTELLMESMEERTAETAEKRGVFLDAYAIHPLTGERVPMWTADYVLMEYGTGAIMAVPAHDQRDLEFARRYGLPVKVVIKPPATDLDEATMTQAYVEPGIMVNSAQFTGMWSEEAKEAIADHMEKLGIGKRSVQYRLRDWLISRQRYWGTPIPIVYCDDCGIVPVPEDQLPVLLPRDVKITGKGGSPLSQVPEFADTNCPKCGKPAKRETDTMSTFVDSSWYFLRFCDPKNDHAIFDPEKVNYWMPVDQYVGGIEHAVGHLMYSRFITKVLYDMGLVNFREPFTRLFTQGMIYHEAYWCPKCQTYRRPKEVERSETDGKVVAICRVCGSETVITKDKMSKSKLNIVTPEEICERYGADTGRLFILFLGPADQDAEWTPVGVEGCYRFLGRLWRTVLTAITHNLFTSDWRDRLPAVKPHLNDAEKALRRKVHQTIRTVTEDIEGFRFNTAIAAMMELLNELQPFVEQTGRGMKGKGREESKTVVSEAIDLFLRILHPFAPHITDELWERLGNAGSLFTQAWAKVDEEALAEETVTIVVQVNGRVRGRLVVPVGADEEFIKQQALQEPHVRTHLEGKQIKRIVVVPGKIVNIVV, encoded by the coding sequence ATGGCTGAACTGGAACGCTACAATCCGCAGGAGATTGAGCCCAAATGGCAAAAGCGGTGGGACGAACGGCAATTGTTCACGGTCACAGAAGACCCGTCGCGCCCAAAGTTCTACTACCTTGACATGTTCCCTTACCCGTCGGGCGAACTGCACATGGGGCACATGCGTAACTACATCATCGGCGATGTCATCAGCCGGTTCAAGCGGATGCAAGGCTTCAATGTCCTGCACCCGATGGGTTACGACGCCTTTGGCTTGCCCGCCGAGAACGCCGCCATCCAGTTCGGTTACCACCCTGCCGATTGGATTGACCGATGCATCACCCGCATGCGCCAGCAGTTTGACCTGCTCGGCATCAGTTTTGACTGGCGCCGCGAAATCCGCACCTGCGACCCTGACTACTATCGGTGGAACCAATGGCTGTTTCTGAAACTTTACGAGCGGGGCTTGGCGTATCGGCGCCCTGCACCCGTTAACTGGTGCCCATCCTGCCAAACGACGCTGGCGGATGAGGAAGCGGAGCGGGGTGTTTGTTGGCGCTGCGGCACGCCCGTGACGAAAAAGTGGCTGGAGCAATGGTTCCTGCGCACAACCGCTTACGCCGAGCAACTGCTGCAAGACCTTGAGTTGTTGGAGCACTGGCCTGAACGGGTCAAGGTCATGCAGCGCAACTGGATCGGTAAAAGTGTCGGCGTTGAGTTTGACTTTGAGGTGGACGGGCTTGACGAAAAGGTGCGGGTGTTCACGACCCGCATTGACACCGTTTACGGCGTAACTTTTGTCGTCCTTGCACCGGAACATCCCCTCGTCCCGAAACTCATTGAGCGCTCACCTCGGAAGACGGAACTTGAGAAAGCAGTCACCGAATTGCTGATGGAAAGCATGGAGGAGCGAACTGCCGAGACGGCAGAGAAGCGCGGCGTTTTCCTTGACGCTTACGCCATCCACCCGCTCACGGGCGAACGCGTCCCGATGTGGACGGCAGATTATGTGCTGATGGAATATGGCACCGGCGCCATCATGGCAGTGCCCGCTCACGACCAACGAGACTTAGAATTCGCCCGCCGATACGGCTTGCCCGTCAAAGTCGTCATCAAGCCACCCGCCACCGATTTGGACGAAGCGACGATGACGCAAGCGTATGTTGAGCCGGGCATCATGGTTAACTCCGCTCAGTTCACAGGCATGTGGAGCGAGGAAGCGAAAGAAGCCATCGCCGATCACATGGAGAAGTTGGGGATTGGCAAGCGCAGCGTTCAATATCGGTTGCGCGATTGGCTCATTTCGCGTCAACGCTATTGGGGCACACCCATCCCCATCGTTTACTGCGACGATTGCGGGATCGTCCCTGTGCCTGAAGACCAATTGCCCGTTTTGCTGCCGAGGGATGTGAAAATCACGGGCAAAGGCGGTTCGCCCCTTTCGCAAGTGCCGGAGTTCGCCGACACAAATTGCCCCAAGTGCGGTAAACCTGCCAAGCGTGAGACGGACACGATGTCCACCTTCGTGGACTCGTCGTGGTATTTCCTGCGCTTTTGCGACCCGAAAAACGACCACGCCATCTTTGACCCCGAAAAAGTCAACTACTGGATGCCTGTTGACCAATATGTCGGCGGCATTGAACACGCCGTCGGGCACCTGATGTATTCGCGCTTCATCACCAAGGTGCTCTACGACATGGGCTTGGTCAACTTCCGTGAGCCGTTCACCCGCCTGTTCACGCAAGGGATGATTTACCACGAGGCGTATTGGTGTCCGAAGTGCCAAACCTACCGCCGTCCGAAAGAAGTGGAGCGGAGCGAAACGGACGGCAAAGTCGTCGCTATCTGCCGAGTGTGCGGCAGCGAAACCGTCATCACGAAGGACAAGATGAGCAAAAGCAAACTCAACATCGTCACGCCCGAAGAGATTTGCGAGCGCTACGGCGCCGACACGGGACGGTTGTTCATCTTGTTCCTCGGTCCTGCCGACCAAGACGCCGAATGGACGCCTGTCGGTGTGGAGGGATGCTACCGCTTTTTGGGGCGGTTGTGGCGGACAGTGCTCACCGCCATCACGCACAATTTGTTCACAAGCGATTGGCGCGACCGCTTGCCCGCTGTGAAACCTCACCTGAACGACGCAGAAAAAGCGCTGCGCCGCAAAGTCCACCAAACAATCAGAACCGTTACCGAAGACATTGAAGGTTTCCGCTTCAACACCGCCATCGCCGCAATGATGGAGTTGCTGAACGAACTGCAACCGTTCGTGGAGCAAACGGGACGAGGGATGAAAGGCAAAGGGCGCGAGGAAAGCAAGACGGTTGTGTCGGAAGCCATTGATCTGTTCCTGCGGATTTTGCACCCCTTTGCACCGCACATCACCGACGAACTTTGGGAGCGATTGGGCAACGCAGGGAGCCTGTTCACACAAGCGTGGGCAAAGGTGGATGAAGAAGCGCTGGCAGAAGAGACGGTCACTATCGTCGTGCAAGTCAACGGTCGGGTGCGGGGACGCCTTGTCGTTCCTGTCGGTGCCGATGAGGAGTTCATCAAGCAGCAAGCGCTGCAAGAGCCCCATGTCCGCACCCACCTTGAAGGCAAGCAAATCAAACGCATCGTTGTCGTCCCCGGCAAAATCGTCAACATCGTTGTGTGA
- the cytR_2 gene encoding HTH-type transcriptional repressor CytR yields MARHSGNVTIKDVAAAAGVSVATVSSVLNGRDHARVAAATRQRILETAQRLGYRPKRSAQALRTGLTGAVGLSVPLCPDALLSPFFYEAVRGALKAAKQRGWLVTILGFQDRQEELVLLQAAMEQRSVDGVVLFDPCDDDPRIPLLKGRLPFVVVGRCADPEVPTVDNDNLLAAKLATQHLLNLGHRRIAFVHIPLQFATAQDRLAGYRAALEEAGVPFEPNLLAEAKGYYGVEAGFRAFSALLDRAVEPPTAVLAMDDALALGVLQAAQRRGLRVSEDLAVIGFNDAPFSAHCEPPLTTVRIFGETLVAYATDMLLRLIHGEPVAPWRLLVPTQLIVRASCGAMKQTNPAA; encoded by the coding sequence GTGGCGCGTCATTCGGGGAATGTGACCATCAAGGATGTGGCGGCGGCTGCCGGCGTGAGTGTGGCGACGGTCTCCAGCGTCCTGAACGGGCGCGACCACGCTCGGGTTGCGGCGGCGACCCGTCAGCGCATTCTGGAAACTGCCCAGCGCTTGGGCTACCGACCGAAGCGGTCGGCGCAAGCGCTGCGGACGGGCTTAACCGGTGCGGTCGGGCTTTCGGTGCCCCTTTGCCCCGATGCCTTGTTATCGCCGTTCTTTTACGAAGCGGTGCGCGGCGCCCTTAAAGCCGCCAAACAGCGCGGATGGCTGGTGACCATCTTGGGCTTTCAGGATCGGCAGGAAGAACTGGTGCTCCTGCAGGCGGCGATGGAACAGCGGTCAGTGGACGGCGTGGTGCTGTTTGACCCCTGCGACGATGACCCTCGCATCCCTCTGCTTAAGGGACGGCTCCCCTTCGTCGTGGTCGGGCGGTGTGCCGACCCCGAAGTGCCGACAGTAGACAACGACAACCTGCTGGCTGCCAAACTGGCAACGCAGCATCTGCTCAACTTGGGGCATCGCCGCATCGCTTTCGTTCACATCCCGTTGCAGTTTGCGACGGCTCAAGACCGGTTAGCGGGCTACCGCGCCGCGCTGGAAGAGGCGGGGGTGCCTTTTGAGCCGAACTTATTGGCAGAAGCGAAAGGTTATTACGGGGTAGAGGCGGGTTTTCGGGCGTTTTCAGCGCTGCTGGATCGCGCTGTAGAGCCGCCCACAGCAGTGCTGGCGATGGACGACGCGTTGGCGTTGGGTGTGCTTCAAGCGGCGCAGCGCCGGGGGTTGCGGGTGTCCGAGGACCTTGCTGTCATCGGGTTCAACGATGCCCCTTTCAGCGCTCATTGCGAACCGCCGCTGACGACGGTGCGCATCTTCGGCGAAACATTGGTCGCTTACGCGACCGATATGTTGCTGCGCCTCATTCACGGGGAGCCTGTCGCTCCCTGGCGGTTACTGGTGCCGACGCAACTCATCGTCCGCGCTTCGTGCGGAGCGATGAAGCAAACGAATCCCGCTGCGTAG